Sequence from the Guyparkeria hydrothermalis genome:
GATTCCGGCTCCGATGCGGCCGGCGCCTCGTCCGGCAACTGCACGGTCAGCTCGCGGGTTTCCGGCGGGTAGCAGACACCGTGGATATCGGAGCAGCCCTGGTAGTCGACCGTGATGAGCGCCTCGCCGCTGCCCTGCGTGACCGGCACCCGCGCGGAGAAGTCTTCCTTGTAGACCGGGGTCTTGCCGAAGACGGGGTCGTCGTCGATGACGGCCTCGGGCAGTTCCGGCTTGCCCAGCGAGATGCCCTTGCTGTCGCCGACCTTAAGCTTGTCCTGGTAGAGGTAGTAGCCGTCGGTGACCTCGAAATCGAGACGGATGTCGCCGTCGTCGTAGGCAGCCTCGACGCCGAATGCCTCCTCGCCGGAGAGCAGTTCGGGCTCGGCCATGACCGCGGTCTGCCAAAACAGGGCAAATGCCGCGAACAGGAGGGCGCCGAGGCGCGCCGGGTTGACGGTCAGTGAGCGGTTTGGACGCATTGTTGAACCCATTCTGAGTAGGACTGGCTGCTTTCGGCCGACAGGATGACCACCTCGGGGCAGTCGTACGGGTGGTAGCGCTCGATCGCGTCCTTGAGATCCTCGATGCGCTCGGGACTGGTTTTCATGTGGAGTTGGTATTCCTCGTCACGACACAGCTCGCCCTGCCAGTGATAGGCCGAGCGGACCGGACCGACGACATTGACGCATGCCACCAGGCCGTCGGCCAGCAGCCGGGCGCTGAAATCGTCGGCGGCCCGGGGGTCGTCCAGCGTCGTGATCACCAGTGCTATTGTGCTTTGCTCGATCGTCATTACTGTCAGTCGGACGGGTTAAGTCGAAGGCGTGAGGGCCGTTGGTGACGGTCACACGTCGTTTGGTTCCGTCGAGAGACTAGCGTTCCAATCGTTAGTCGGCAAACAAATACATTCTGAGCACGAGTCGCCATGCGAAAACTGTCCGGATTCATTCTGTTTCTGCCGCTGGTCGAGCTGGTCCTGCTGATCGCGATGGGCGCTGCCATGGGCTTTCTGACCACTCTGCTGTGGATCGTGGCCACCGGGGTGTGGGGCGCATGGCTGATGCGCACCGCGGGACCCAATGCCATGGCCCGTGCCCAGCGGGAGATGGCGAGCACCGGTCGTGGCGAGATCGACAGCCTCGGCGTGGCGGCCAACTTCGTCGGTGGCCTGATGCTGCTGTTGCCCGGGCCGATGACCGACGTGCTGGGTCTGGTGCTGGTCACCCCGTTCCTGCGACGCCTGGCCTTCGGGGCCTGGCTCGCCGGTCGACTGCAGCAGGTCGTGGTGGAGCGGGGCGGTTTCGGCCCGGGGCGCGGCCCGTTCGGCCCCGGTGGCCCGGGAGGGGACGGCAACGTCTACGATGCCGATCCGGATGACGTCTCCCGCCGCGATTCCCACTCCTCAAGGCATCTCGACCACGACGATCGCGACTGAGCCTCAGTCGTCGGCCAGCAGGCGTTCGCCCAGCGCTCGGCCGTTCTCCAGACAATCGCCTACGGCAATGCCGTCCCGCCAGTTGCCGATCAGCGACAGCTGCGAATGGGCGGCCAATGCCTGATCGAGTCGTTCGATGCGCGCCAGGTGGCCCAGTTCGTACTGCGGGATCGCCTTCGGCCAGCGGCTGACGCGTTGCCAGACCGGCTCGCCCTCGATGCCGAGCAGGTCGCCCAGGTCCCGAGTCACCTGGCGCACCAGCTCCGCATCCGTCATGTCCACCGCCTCGGGGTCCTGCCGTCCGCCGATGAAGGCGGTGATCAACTTGTGTCCCGTCGGCGCGCGGTGGGGGAACAGGGTCGAGGAGAACAGGGCGCCGAGGGTGCGGCGTTTCTGATTGCGCGGCAGGAGTACACCGAAGCCGTCCAGCGGGTGGGCCAGCATGCCGGTGGGGAAGCCCAGCGCCACCGAGGCGACCGGCGGGTAGACGATCTCGTCGAGTGGTTCGGCAAGCAGCGGGTCGACCGGGCGCAGCAACTCGGCGCTGACGTGTGCCGGCGTGGCGAGCACCAGATGGCGGGCCTGCCATTGCTGTCCCTCGGCATCGGTCACCCGCCAGCCACCGTCACCGCCGGTCACGGTCTCGATCCGCCGGCCGCAGACAATCTCGCCGCCGGGCGACGCCGTGATGCGCTCGGCAAGTCGGTCGGTCAGGGTCTGGATGCCGTCGGGAAAACTCAGCAGCTTGCCTCGCCACGCCGGTGGCAGCGAGTCGGTGCCGTCGCGCCGCTGCTGCCGGGCGTGTTTCATGGCAGCGAAGCCGCCGCGGATCAGTGAACCGTGCTCGCGCTCCATGGCGGCAAGTTTCGGCATGGCGGCCTGCACGGAGAGCCGGGCGGGATCGCCGGCATAGACGCCCGAGACGAACGGATCGACCAGGTTCTCGAGCACGTTACGGCCGAGACGGCGCTGGACGAAGTCGGCCAGGCTTTCCTCGTGGGCGGCGCGGCGGACCCAGGGTTCGCGCATCAGGCGAAGCAGGGTGCCCGGCCCGACGAGCGGGTTGAACGGTGCGGCCAGCGGGTTGCTCGGCAGGGCGATCAACTGCTTGCCCTGGGCGACGTAGCGCTTGCGGCCGGCCTCGCCGGCGAAGATGGCCGTTTCGGCCAGATCCAGTTCTTCGAGCAGCTCGAACAGCGGCTGCTTGACCATCAGCGTGTTCGGACCGATCTCAATCTGCCACTGGTCGTCGCGGTGGCTGCGGATGTTGCCGCCGGGCTGGTCGCCTGCCTCGAGGACGGTGACTCGCTTGCCCTCGCGCGCCAGGGCATAGGCGGTAGCCAGTCCGCTGGCACCGGCGCCGACAACCAATGTGTCCGTGGCCAGCGTGTCCGTGGATTGCGTCCCGGTGGAGTCGGGGTGGTCGCTTGCTGTCATGGCATCTCGTGACGTTGCCGGGCAAGTGCATGATCTTGCCGTGGTGGGGTAAGGCTATGTCTGTCCGCGGGGTCGAGTGTACTCTACCGGTCCGCTCATTTTCGGCAGTCGGACTGTCAGGGACGTTATGGACGAATCACACGCCGTTGGTGGGATTACCGACCCGCGGGGGCAGCGCCGCGCGGTCGTCCTGGGAGGAACCGGTTTCGTCGGCCGCCGGATCGTGCGCTTGCTGTCGGAAGCCGGCTGGGAAGTCGTCGTGCCTAGCCGTTTCGCGGCACGTCACAAGGACATGGGGTTGTGGCCGAGCGTCGTGCTGGTCGACATGAAGTCGGTGGCGCAGTCGGACCTGGCCACGCATCGCGAGGCCCCCGGGCTGGCCGAGTTGCTCGATGGCGCCGATCTCCTGGTCAACCTGGTCGGCATCCTCAACGAGCGCGGCAACGATGGCCAGGGCTTCAAACGCGTCCATATCAAGCTCACCAAGGCGGCGCTGCGAGCGGCCGCCGACGCCGGCGTGCCCCGTTACCTGCACATGAGCGCGCTGGGTGCCGACGAGGAGAACGGCGCCAGCCACTACCAGCGCACCAAGGGCAAGGCAGAGAACTGGGTGCACCGTTTCGGTCGCAAGCACGACATCGCGGTCACCAGCTTCCGCCCGTCGGTGATCTTCGGACCGGGCGACTCCTTTCTCAATCGCTTTGCCGGGCTGGCGAAGCTCATGCCGGGCATCTTCCCGCTGGCCTGCGCGGGCGCGCGCTTCTCGCCGGTCTACGTCGGCGACGTCGCCCGTCGCTACGTCGAGGCGATCAACGACCCGGCCACCTTTGGCGAAAGTTACGATCTCTGCGGTCCGCACGACTACTCGCTCGGCGAACTGGTCAGCTATGCCGCATCGACCAGCGGTCACCCGCGCTGGGTGATCGGCCTGCCCGGCTGGCTCGCCCGTCTGCAGGCGCGCGTGATGGAGTGGTTGCCGGGTAAGCCGTTCAGCCGCGACAACCTCGCCTCACTGCAGCGGCCCAATACCTGTGAGCCGGACTGTCAGCGCGAACCCACCCGCCTGGAAGATATTGCGCCGTCCTATCTCGCGCCGGACGCCTGTCTGGCGCGGTGGTAGGATAAGCGGCCCCGTGCGCCCGCCCCGTCGCGAGCGGCCAGCGGGATATCGCCCGTCTGATGTCTGAATCGAGGTCCACCGTGGAATCGGAAACCCCCAATCCTCCCGAGCGGCGTTCGAGCAACGCCGAGCACTATTTCGAGCACTTTCTGTTCGGCAGCCGCTGGATCATGGCGCCGGTCTACCTGGGCCTGGTCGGCGCGATGCTGATCCTCCTGGTCAAGTTCGGCTCCGAGCTCTGGCATCTGCTCAGCCACGCTTTCAGCCTGAGCGAGTCCGAGATCATCATCGGCGTGCTGACGCTGGTGGACGTGGCGCTGATCATGAACCTGCTGATCATCATCATCTTTTCGGGTTACGAGAACTTCGTCTCGAAGATGGAGGATCTGCACAGCCATCATGATCGACCCGAATGGATGGGGCATATCGGCTTCACCGATCTAAAGATCAAGGTGATCGGCTCGATCGTCGCCATCTCGGGTATCGAGCTGCTGAAATCGTTCATGAACGTCGAGAACCTCAGCGATCGGGACATGGCCTGGATGGTCGGTATCCACCTGACCTTTGTCGTCTCCGGTGTGCTCTACGCCGTGATGGACAGGTTGCAGGGCAAGGGACACTGACTGCCCCAATCGAGCCTGCGCATACGAAAACCCCGCCTGATGGCGGGGTTTTTTTCGTTGGGGATATGGCTCGGCGTTCAGGTCACCAGCGCAGCAGACGCGGACCGAACCAGGCACCCATGCCGGTCGGGATCAGTATGCCGAGCAGATACCACGTGGCGATGAAGGGAGCGCTCATCTCCGGGCAATGCACCGAATAGACTAGCGCGGCCAGCGATCCGGCGAACAGTCCGGCCGCGGCACCGGCCAGCCGCAGACGGGTGGGTGCCATGCCTCGCATCGCCCACAGGGAGCTCGCCAGCAGCGGCGCGGACAGCAGGGCGATCAGGAAGGCGCAGCTACTCCAGGTCTCGCCCATCAGCAGAGTGGCGCGTTGAGACGGTGCCGCCTGGCTGAGCGAGGCGATGGCCAGCATCCACAGGAGCAGCACAGGAACGGCAGCGGCGGACGTCGGCAGCCGACCCAGCCGCAGGCCCGGGTGGCCCAGGCGCAACGTCGCCGCCAGTCCCGCCACCGCTAGCAGGCCGGCAAAGCCGATCTTGATCCAGAACATCGGCGCCGCGGCGGCCTGGGACAGGTCCGGGCGGATTCCGAGCAGCCCGAGCATCAGGGCCAAGCTTGCGAGGAGGCCGGTGGCGGTGGCCATGGCCAGCCGGTTCGGTAGCGCGCGACGCGGCACGGCCACCTCGCCGGCGGCGAGTACGGATACGAGTTGCTCGGTCTTCATGTGTCCCCCCGAATGAGTCTGGCCAGTGTCTTGAGTCCGCGGTGGACGCCGACCTTGACCGCCGATTCCGACATGCCGGTGCGTTGTGCGGTTTCCATTACCGACAGACCTTCCAGCTTGGTGTGCCGGATCGACAGTTGCTGGCGTTTTGGCAGCAGGGAGAGCAGGTGCTCGAGATCCCGGCCCGCCATCTCGTCGTGTTCGGGGGCACGCGGCTCCCGGATGGCCGCCTGATCGAGCGAATCGGTGCGCTGTTCACGCCGTTTCCGTCGACGCAGCAGGTCGGCGAGCTTGTAGCGGGCGATCGCGTACAGCCAGGCGGTGACCGGCAGGGCCGGATCGTAGGTCTGGCGCTTGTCGTGGATCGCCAGCAGCGATTCCTGCACCAGGTCCTCCACCTCGTCCGGCAGGCTGCCCAGTCGGCGGCGGAAATAGCGCCGTAGCAGGTCGCTGGTGGCCTGGAGGAAGGCGTGATAGGCACGGCTGTCCCCGGACAGTCCGTCCAGCAACCGCCCCCGCAGCTCTTCCTCGCTCATCTCTTGCCCACCATGCCCTGTCATTCGTCCGGACCATGGATGTGGTTACAGCATTGATTGTAAGCGCGCCGAATGATGGTCGCCCTGCGAATTCGATCGCGGTTGTAACCGAGGAGCGTCCCGCGGCGAATGGATGGATATGCCTATCGTGATGCAGGTCGGTTGTTCGACCTTCGCCTTTCCAGGAGGCAGTCCATGGATTCGCAGTCCGTCATGACCAGCAGGTTTCGGCGTGGCAGGTCCGGTGACGGCATGTCGCCGGTGCACCCCTTGTGGCTGCGACTGACGCATTGGCTCAACGCCCTGGCGGTGGTGCTGATGGTGATGAGCGGTTGGCGGATCTACAACGCCTCGCCGCTGTTCGACTTTCGCTTTCCCGACGAGATCACGCTTGGCGGCTGGCTCGCCGGTGCGATCCTCTGGCACTTCGCGGCCATGTGGCTGCTGGTGGCCAACGGCCTGATCTATCTCGCGGTCAACGTCGGTACCGGCCGGCTGTGGTGGCGCTTTTTTCCGCTCTCGCCGCGCGGATTCGTGGCCGATCTGAAGGCCGCCTTTCACGGTCGGCTCTCGCATGCCGACCCGCGGCACTACAACTCGGTGCAGCGGGCGGCCTACCTGTTCGTGATTCTCGATCTGGTGCTGCTCGTGGTTTCCGGCCTGGTGCTGTGGAAGTCGGTGCAGTTCCCGCTGCTGCGTGAACTGATGGGCGGCTACGAGGCGGCGCGTTACGTCCACTTCTTCACCATGGCCGCGCTGGTCGGTTTCGTGGTGATTCACGTGGCGATGGCGCTGCTGGTGCCGAGTTCGTTGTGGCGCATGATCCGTGGTCGATGAGGGGAGGGCCGGCATGAACGATCGAGAGAGGCGAATGCGCCCGATAGACATCGGGCCGGCAAAACCGGACCGGCGGCGCTTCCTGCGTGGCTCGCTGGCACTGGGTGCGATGCCGCTGGTCGGCGGGTGTTCGATCAGCGACGAGCCGCTGGTGGAAAAGGCCCTGCTACAGGTCTCGCGCTTCAACGACCGCGTCCAGGCCTGGTTGTTCGACCCCGAGCAGCTCGCACCCACCTATCCCGAGTCGATGATCACCCGACCATTTCCCTTCAATGCCTACTATCGTCTGGACAAGGTGCCGCGGGTCGACGGCGAGCGCTTCCGTCTGCAGGTCGGCGGCCGGGTCGCCGATCAGCGGCCGTGGTCACTGGCCCAGCTGCGCGATCTGCCGCAGACCGACCAGGTGACTCGGCTGATCTGCGTCGAGGGCTGGAGCGCGATCGGCAAGTGGGGTGGGGTGCGCTTCTCGGACTTTCTTCGCCGCATCGGCGCCGATGTCGAGGCCAAATACGTGGGGTTTCGCTGTGCCGACGGCTATTACACCAGCATCGATATGCCGACCGCGCTCCATCCGCAGACGCTGCTGGCACTGACATTCGACGGGGAAACGCTGCCCGCCCGCTACGGCTTTCCCCTGAAGCTGCGCATGCCGACCAAGCTTGGCTACAAGAACCCCAAGCACGTCGAGGCGCTCTTCGTCACCAACACGTACCCCGGCGGCTACTGGGAGGACCGGGGCTACAACTGGTTCGGCGGCAGCTGAGCATCCGGCTCGACTGCGCTGAGGCATGGCAGTCCCGCCATGCGCTATTGAGCAATCGACATGAGGGTATTCCCATGAAGACGATGACTGTAACGATGATCTGTGCCGGCCTGATGACCATGGGCAGCGCCGCCATCGCGGCCGATTCCATGCAGAAGGACGTTTACGCCACGCTGGCGATGTCTCACGAGGACGGTGAAAAAGACGCCATGGGCCATGACGAGATGGGTGGCGACGAGATGTCCGGCGAGGAAATGGGCGACGGGATGGGCCATGACGAGATGGGCAAGGACGACATGAGCGGCGACGAGATGGAAAAGGATGACGAGATGGAAAAAGACGAAATGGGCGGCATGGACGAATAATCCCGCTGCTCTCGACTCGATCGAGCCCGTCGCGGCCCTGGTGGTCCGGCGGGCTTTTTCGTTCCCAGGTGCTGGTCGGGCACAAAAAAACCCCGCCGAGGCGGGGTTTCCTGGTGCGATGTCCGGCCGGTTTGGCCGGACGAGTCGCCCGTTTCTTACATCATGCCGGGCATGCCGCCCATGCCGCTCATGTCGGCCGGCGGGGCACCGCCATCGTCCTTGCTCGGGATCTCGGCGATCATGCACTCGGTGGTGATCATCAGGCCGGCAACGGATGCGGCGTTCTGCAGGGCAGAGCGGGTGACCTTGGTCGGGTCCAGGATGCCCATCTCGACCATGTCGCCGTACTCGCCGTTGGAGGCGTTGTAGCCGTAGTTGCCGGAGCCCTGGCGTACGCCCTGGACGACGACCGACGGCTCGCCACCGGAGTTGGAGACGATGAAGCGCAGCGGATCTTCCATGGCGCGCAGGGCGATGGAGATACCGGTCTGCTGGTCGACGTTCTCGCCCTTGAGCTCGCCGAGGCTGGTCAGCGCGCGGATCAGGGCGACGCCGCCACCCGGGACGATGCCTTCCTCGACGGCGGCACGGGTTGCGTGCAGCGCGTCGTCGACACGGTCCTTCTTCTCCTTCATCTCGACTTCGGTTGCGGCACCGACCTTGATGACGGCAACGCCGCCGGCCAGCTTCGCGATGCGCTCCTGGAGCTTCTCCTTGTCGTAGTCGGAAGAAGTGTTCTCGATCTGGGTGCGGATCTGCGAAACCCGATCGTCGATGTCTTCCTTGG
This genomic interval carries:
- the cutA gene encoding divalent-cation tolerance protein CutA, encoding MTIEQSTIALVITTLDDPRAADDFSARLLADGLVACVNVVGPVRSAYHWQGELCRDEEYQLHMKTSPERIEDLKDAIERYHPYDCPEVVILSAESSQSYSEWVQQCVQTAH
- a CDS encoding FxsA family protein — encoded protein: MRKLSGFILFLPLVELVLLIAMGAAMGFLTTLLWIVATGVWGAWLMRTAGPNAMARAQREMASTGRGEIDSLGVAANFVGGLMLLLPGPMTDVLGLVLVTPFLRRLAFGAWLAGRLQQVVVERGGFGPGRGPFGPGGPGGDGNVYDADPDDVSRRDSHSSRHLDHDDRD
- the hemG gene encoding protoporphyrinogen oxidase yields the protein MTASDHPDSTGTQSTDTLATDTLVVGAGASGLATAYALAREGKRVTVLEAGDQPGGNIRSHRDDQWQIEIGPNTLMVKQPLFELLEELDLAETAIFAGEAGRKRYVAQGKQLIALPSNPLAAPFNPLVGPGTLLRLMREPWVRRAAHEESLADFVQRRLGRNVLENLVDPFVSGVYAGDPARLSVQAAMPKLAAMEREHGSLIRGGFAAMKHARQQRRDGTDSLPPAWRGKLLSFPDGIQTLTDRLAERITASPGGEIVCGRRIETVTGGDGGWRVTDAEGQQWQARHLVLATPAHVSAELLRPVDPLLAEPLDEIVYPPVASVALGFPTGMLAHPLDGFGVLLPRNQKRRTLGALFSSTLFPHRAPTGHKLITAFIGGRQDPEAVDMTDAELVRQVTRDLGDLLGIEGEPVWQRVSRWPKAIPQYELGHLARIERLDQALAAHSQLSLIGNWRDGIAVGDCLENGRALGERLLADD
- a CDS encoding complex I NDUFA9 subunit family protein, with the protein product MDESHAVGGITDPRGQRRAVVLGGTGFVGRRIVRLLSEAGWEVVVPSRFAARHKDMGLWPSVVLVDMKSVAQSDLATHREAPGLAELLDGADLLVNLVGILNERGNDGQGFKRVHIKLTKAALRAAADAGVPRYLHMSALGADEENGASHYQRTKGKAENWVHRFGRKHDIAVTSFRPSVIFGPGDSFLNRFAGLAKLMPGIFPLACAGARFSPVYVGDVARRYVEAINDPATFGESYDLCGPHDYSLGELVSYAASTSGHPRWVIGLPGWLARLQARVMEWLPGKPFSRDNLASLQRPNTCEPDCQREPTRLEDIAPSYLAPDACLARW
- a CDS encoding TIGR00645 family protein, translated to MSESRSTVESETPNPPERRSSNAEHYFEHFLFGSRWIMAPVYLGLVGAMLILLVKFGSELWHLLSHAFSLSESEIIIGVLTLVDVALIMNLLIIIIFSGYENFVSKMEDLHSHHDRPEWMGHIGFTDLKIKVIGSIVAISGIELLKSFMNVENLSDRDMAWMVGIHLTFVVSGVLYAVMDRLQGKGH
- a CDS encoding DUF1109 domain-containing protein produces the protein MKTEQLVSVLAAGEVAVPRRALPNRLAMATATGLLASLALMLGLLGIRPDLSQAAAAPMFWIKIGFAGLLAVAGLAATLRLGHPGLRLGRLPTSAAAVPVLLLWMLAIASLSQAAPSQRATLLMGETWSSCAFLIALLSAPLLASSLWAMRGMAPTRLRLAGAAAGLFAGSLAALVYSVHCPEMSAPFIATWYLLGILIPTGMGAWFGPRLLRW
- a CDS encoding sigma-70 family RNA polymerase sigma factor; amino-acid sequence: MSEEELRGRLLDGLSGDSRAYHAFLQATSDLLRRYFRRRLGSLPDEVEDLVQESLLAIHDKRQTYDPALPVTAWLYAIARYKLADLLRRRKRREQRTDSLDQAAIREPRAPEHDEMAGRDLEHLLSLLPKRQQLSIRHTKLEGLSVMETAQRTGMSESAVKVGVHRGLKTLARLIRGDT
- a CDS encoding cytochrome b/b6 domain-containing protein; this encodes MDSQSVMTSRFRRGRSGDGMSPVHPLWLRLTHWLNALAVVLMVMSGWRIYNASPLFDFRFPDEITLGGWLAGAILWHFAAMWLLVANGLIYLAVNVGTGRLWWRFFPLSPRGFVADLKAAFHGRLSHADPRHYNSVQRAAYLFVILDLVLLVVSGLVLWKSVQFPLLRELMGGYEAARYVHFFTMAALVGFVVIHVAMALLVPSSLWRMIRGR
- a CDS encoding molybdopterin-dependent oxidoreductase — encoded protein: MNDRERRMRPIDIGPAKPDRRRFLRGSLALGAMPLVGGCSISDEPLVEKALLQVSRFNDRVQAWLFDPEQLAPTYPESMITRPFPFNAYYRLDKVPRVDGERFRLQVGGRVADQRPWSLAQLRDLPQTDQVTRLICVEGWSAIGKWGGVRFSDFLRRIGADVEAKYVGFRCADGYYTSIDMPTALHPQTLLALTFDGETLPARYGFPLKLRMPTKLGYKNPKHVEALFVTNTYPGGYWEDRGYNWFGGS